Part of the Oligoflexia bacterium genome is shown below.
ATGATTAAACTAGACGCTGGCAACGATGACATGCTTCAAAAAGTTGATGAGCCTCTGGTGCGCATGAGTATTTCTAAACTCATTCAAGGTACAAAAAAATTAACTGATGTAATTTTACAATCATTCTTCGTTCAAGGGGCAATTGACAATACAATCCAAAGTGAAGTCGATGATTGGATCGAAGTTGTCGGAATCATCAAACCCAAACTTGTACATATTTACAGCCTAGATCGTGTTCCACCACTCTCAGGACTTAAGCAAACTCCGCCGCAAAAACTAAAAGAGATTGCGCAGACATTGCAAAAAAGAACTCAAATCAAAGCGCTTGTTTTCGCTTAGTAAACTCAACAAATTCTTGGTTACCAACTAATGATAAAAACATATCAAACACAGAAGGCCCGCTTGGTAACTCAGGGTTGAAATCCCATTCAGCTCCGGCCATCCAGAAATTTTTTGCTAAGTTGATTCGCTCAAGGCGTTTATCTGTAATGCCTTTAGCTATTTCAAAAAAAATCGTGGTTTCTTTTTTCTTCTTTAATTTATGGCCAACAAACGCATGAACCCAACTTTGAGTTTCTTTATCCCTACATATTTTTTGATTATCGTAGGCTTCAATTTCCAAAAGACTCAAATTTTTAAAGCTTGAGGCAAGAAATAAACAGTTAAGGTCAGAATCATTTGTATCGCGATTACCCTTACTTTTTAAAAAATGAAGATCAAGTAAGGTTAACCAATTTTTGAGCTCTGTTTTTTCTTTGGGAGTATGTGATTTTTTATTACGCAAAAGTTGATTTAGTAATGGCCAGTTCCGGCTCTCAACTAAAATGCTTACTTGCCACTGTAGTACCTGCCAATCATCGGCACGCCTAAGTTCTAATTCACTCAGATCACGTATTTTTGCATCAATCGTAACAGTTCGTGAAAAAATATTTCTAGCTACTCTGAGTTTTTCTCCCATTGAATAAGGAAGCAGCTTTGGCACACCGTCGATCTCTTTGATCTTCAAGGCATCATGATATTTGTTCCAAATTATTTGAAGCCTTTGTTGAGTGCTATAATCTTTTGCGTAAAGATTGTGCAACTGGAGTCTGTCGGTATAAGTGTTAAATAATTTTGGCTCATTACCCGGCCAAAAAACCCACTCGCCAATTCTCATACTTACAAGTTTTTGCCCCCACCCACGCCAAGCTGGCAAATCTGATTCTGCAAATAGTGGACGATCATCATCAAAAAGCGGCTTACCCTCAAGCGCATCAAGTATATCGATAACAGGAAATGCACTTTGCTTGTGAGTTGTCACACCCAATAATTTATAAAGGCTAACACCTAAATCAACAAGTGTTACGGGTGTGTCAACCTTCCATGAAGGGCTTAAATCACGAGCTTTACGACTTGGTTTTATAACCAATGGAATTCTAATAATTTCATCATACAGACTTAAGCCACTCGATAAACCTTCGTGTTCAGTTTTGACCGTACCTTGAAGGCCCACGATAATGACAGTGAGTTGATCCCACACGCGCATTTTTTTAAACACACCTCTCAACTTTCCGATAGCTTCATCGATTTCTTGAAGTTTACCGTTATAGGCACCTTCACGGCCCTCTAGCTGTTTTGATTTTGGAGAAGGAATATCAAAAAAAGAAAGATCAGCCATTTGTAGAAGCGTGAAAAATGGAACTCCACCAACCGATCTCAACTCTAAGAGATCTAAAAATCTCTTAACTACTTTATCAGCTGGGCGATAAAAGCTTCCGTCTGTGCGAATAGAGTCATCAAAATCATCAAAACCTCGGTTGATTGCAACTTTTCTTAAAACAGGAATTCCACCACTTACTAAAAAAGTTTCTCTCCCCAATTCTGTAGCCCATTGCGGAACACTTTTTACACCCTCAAGATAACGACTCGCATCGTTGCGATGCACTCCATGTTCTGAAGGATACAAACCCGTTAACACTGAAGCGAGAGCAGGATTTACAAGCGATGAAGGCGTGTACGCATGAGTGAAGCGTACACTTTCAGCACAGATAATATCGAGATGAGGTGTAATTGAATCATTTGATGTACCACAATCAAGAGCGTCTGCGCGTAAGCCCGGAATACTAATGATGAGAATACTTCCAGCACCTTGGGGTATACTTGAACCGCAAGCGCTACATAATAACGCAGTTAAGATTATTTTCTGCAGACGGAATAAAATATGGAAGCCTCTTGAACTCCGATTGAACGCAGAACATATTCTGTTTCGTCGGGATAATACGATACTCCAAAAACTTTTTTCGCTACTACGTCTCTTAGCTTCCATGGAATATGATTTTCGAACCGATTACGAAGAAACTCCAGAGTTTTATTGCCTCCAGCTAAAAGATCTGGGCCCATAAGGCGTGTGCAAAACAAACCTTGAATATCAAAAGTCGAAAAACTTCGCTTAAGGAGCTGTTTTACCTCTTCGTAATCGTATTCTTGGATATGTTCACGCTCGACTGGAGCTTCAGTTAGTTCAGAAAAGCGTTTACGATTCACCGTCGATATCAAAGCTACGCCGTTTGGTGCTAACACGCGCGCCACCTGCTGAAGTGCTTGATCAATTGATGGAATTC
Proteins encoded:
- a CDS encoding sulfatase-like hydrolase/transferase — encoded protein: MVLSRRNRICSAFNRSSRGFHILFRLQKIILTALLCSACGSSIPQGAGSILIISIPGLRADALDCGTSNDSITPHLDIICAESVRFTHAYTPSSLVNPALASVLTGLYPSEHGVHRNDASRYLEGVKSVPQWATELGRETFLVSGGIPVLRKVAINRGFDDFDDSIRTDGSFYRPADKVVKRFLDLLELRSVGGVPFFTLLQMADLSFFDIPSPKSKQLEGREGAYNGKLQEIDEAIGKLRGVFKKMRVWDQLTVIIVGLQGTVKTEHEGLSSGLSLYDEIIRIPLVIKPSRKARDLSPSWKVDTPVTLVDLGVSLYKLLGVTTHKQSAFPVIDILDALEGKPLFDDDRPLFAESDLPAWRGWGQKLVSMRIGEWVFWPGNEPKLFNTYTDRLQLHNLYAKDYSTQQRLQIIWNKYHDALKIKEIDGVPKLLPYSMGEKLRVARNIFSRTVTIDAKIRDLSELELRRADDWQVLQWQVSILVESRNWPLLNQLLRNKKSHTPKEKTELKNWLTLLDLHFLKSKGNRDTNDSDLNCLFLASSFKNLSLLEIEAYDNQKICRDKETQSWVHAFVGHKLKKKKETTIFFEIAKGITDKRLERINLAKNFWMAGAEWDFNPELPSGPSVFDMFLSLVGNQEFVEFTKRKQAL
- a CDS encoding class I SAM-dependent methyltransferase, translated to MGVLRLNSDSAEFGRDTPWWGEYLAQYKQASRYVRGMRVLDIGCGRGFGSRFLFDNGAVSVTGIDLSSSDILKAQEVYGRDGVGFVVADVKNLPFAPKTFDMITCFQVIERIPSIDQALQQVARVLAPNGVALISTVNRKRFSELTEAPVEREHIQEYDYEEVKQLLKRSFSTFDIQGLFCTRLMGPDLLAGGNKTLEFLRNRFENHIPWKLRDVVAKKVFGVSYYPDETEYVLRSIGVQEASIFYSVCRK